gctCTTCAGATACTTTAGCATTATGCTCTTGTgtcacaacactgacacatattTTCTACAGAGTGTCTTTTTATCTGACCTGTGGAAAGGTGGAACTCAAACgttctctctgttttttctcttttacataGATTTCATTCTAAATAAATAAGGAAGAGGTTTGAAAAGGGGAAGTGGGAAATTTCCTGAATCTCAAAAGGTTACTTGGTGTGGTCATACAGCTCTCATACTTATTCAACCACCAAACCCGCAACTGTGTTTAACAGAAGTGCCTAAAAATAACCTCTTTATAGATTGTCTTTCCAAAATTTTCCACCAACTTCATTTGGCTATTTTGGTTGGACTAAAGTTAATAACACAATTTTAAGATATAGTTTGTCAAAATGACATCAGAGTACAACGAAAGCTTCACCATGACCATGTTAAACTTCACAACTCCGATCCCTGGTGGTGGaggcagcggcggcggcggcggcggctgcCCACCAGTCGGTATTCAACTGGAGGGTGTGATCCTGCCCCCAATCCTCACCATCGACGTCATACTGGGTCTGCTGGGAAACATAGTTGCTCTGTGGATCTTTTGCTTTAAACTGAAGGCCTGGAACCCCAACAACCTGTTCCTCTTCAACCTGGTTATCGCCGACTTCCTGGCTCTTGTGAGTCTTCCTCTCAGGATCGATGCCTTGCTCAGGGGCCACTGGGTGTTTGGTGATGGCTTGTGCAGGATCAACCTCTTCCTGATGTTTTCCAACCGCTCAGCCAGCATCGCACTCATGACCGTGGTGGCAATTTACCGCTACTTTAAGGTGAGAAAAGTAGTATACACATTGTATTATTGTCCACACTCTGATAAACTCGATCTGGTTTATGGTTATGctgttaatatttttcttaCACTTAACTAGGTTGTGGAAGAATAATTTCCCCTGTGCAAATGGTCATGGCAGTGTCAGCGCATGAGACAGTACACAGGAGGGTTAATTATAAGAGACAGTATACAGTCATTACAGAGACAGTACACAGGTGGGTTAATTATTACAGAATCAAGGAAAGGTCAGTGCTCattatatttgattatttgcTTATGATGTTTGATTAAAGGCCACAGGCCCCATTATTTTTTTGAGACACCATTGTTTCCGAGATGAATCATACTTGGATCATTGCCAAGGTGTTAAGGTCACTAAATGATGTCATTAACTCAGAAAAAATGGTAGAAAAGTTCTGAATTCGGTTAAGAGCAAGGTGGAGCCTCGAAAGGTTATGAAAGCTACATAAGAtaatgttttgtgattttgcaGTAAGTTTTTCATCCTGGGATTGAAGCCTCGGTTTGATCTGTATTACACTTGATGTATTTCTTTGAGTCTGAATTTAATTGagttttttgagttttaaatgttttgggaGATCTGAAGGTTTATTGGCTCATCTGAAGATTTTCCACCACAAGGTCATCTATATTACAATGTAATATCAAAACCATCAACAATGTTGATCGATTGCATTTCCAGTAGTTTTGAGGCAttgtttaaaaacaaacatgaaaaactgaatGCACCAGCAAGTGATGAGTTTATCTCATGTGATCACACAAGTcaagtacatttttatttatatagcccacACATCACACATGTCCTCTACAGACTGTACATCATCTGTCCTTACTGTGAATTCAGAAAGAACACCAAGCAAATGTTGAGGCGGCaaagtcaaagaaaaacaagactaaagaTATTTTTCATCCAGTGCGCCTCAACTGCCGCAAGACATCAAGTTGTGGCagaacttgcctgagaatcatcacattttaatgttttcttcagtatcaaagtaatccagtgatagttgtctgtacatcatTGGCTACattgcaaacaggaactgctaatAGCTGTTGTAAAGGAGACTAGAGTGAAAGCAACACCAGCAGGCTGAGGTGAACCAAACACAGTAAAGATAGGATCGACATTTGATTGACTTTATTTTAATCCTTTAAAATATGCCTGGATCACCCAGCAACTGATTCTTAGGATTGGCTTGGGATATCTGTAATTGCTAATTTAGACTGTGACTCCATAAATTCACATTGGCCACGAGGAAATGACAATATAACGTCAGttttttggacacatttttgcTCTAATTGACACAAAATGATCATCACTGTCCTCTTGTTCCAGGTGGTCCATCCTCACCACCGGTTCAACCGTATGAGAAAGAGACAGGCTGCGTACGTGTCACTGTTTGTCTGGCTGTTGGTCATCAGTCCTCGGGTTCCCATGCTGGCTTATAACCACATCAAGGGCAGCGGCAACAGGACCCAGTGCTTCTTCTTCACTTCTTACAAAGAGGCATCTCGCGCCATCATCATCCTGGTCGCCATGCACCGCATCCTGACAGTGCTGGAGTTTATCATCCCGATGGCCATGCTGCTGTTCTGCTCCATCCGGATTTCCAGCTTCCTGAGGGAGCGGCAGATGGGAAAACCTGACAAGGTGCGCAAGGCCATGCGAGTGTGTACCGCCATCGTCGCCGTGTTCATGGTGTGCTTCTTACCCACCACGGTGACGACCATCGGGTTGTGGGTCAACCGCTCGTACCGCCCGTGGGACTGTGCCACCTTCTATACGTTCACCCAGCTCACCATCGTGTCTTTGGGGTTGAACTTCCTGAACTCGGCTCTGGACCCCATCGTGTACGTCTTCTCCAGCTCAATGTTCAGGAAGGCGCTCTGCAACTCGCTTCCCCACTTCCTGCGCTGTGGTCAGGATGCAGGCGATGCCGAGAAGACTGCATCCTCAACTGAAAGTCAGTCGACCACCCAGCAGGAACTGAAGTCCATTAGGGCTGACAGAGGGAGTGAAGCCATGTAAATAGCTTTTCTTCAGTAACAATGACTGGACAATGCCGCAAAAATCCTTTATGTAGTATTTTGCACTGAATGGtctgcttgttttgtgtgttttattaatttttttatgcTATTAAAGCTTTGGTGTATGTCTGTGAACTTTGTAAACACATTAGATTCTCAATTATCATAATTTATTAAATCCAAACTCAGTGATGCATGTAAATATACTTCAATCTCCTATGGTTGAACAAATTACAGATGTCTGTTTAGACTCTCTACTGGAACTAGAAAGGTCTGTTGGTTTGAGCTGTGAGTCCTGCAGAGTTACAGAAGTAAAATGAGGCTATATACAGAAAATCTCTAAACCAAAAACTGGCAGCATTTATCACTGACCAGCCTGAATGTCTGTTTTAATACATCTCAGTTGTAAACGTTCCTGTGCTCATTACTTCACAATAGATGATGATGGATAACGTGCACCATCTAGTGGACAGATTATAGAACTACATCAACTGATCTGTGATTTTTCTGCCCCAGGTTTAGTTTCtggtagagctgcaactattagtaAATTGCTAGAAAATtagcaaaaattacaaaattgcTGATTGCAGCTTGTCaaatgtgtcatacatgataataaactgaatttatttggcttttagactgttgatcagacaaacaaagacacttgAAGAAGTCACCTTGTGCTCTAAGAAAAAAAGGGCTTATAAACAAACTGATTACagcaatcaagaaaaaaatcaaataataaataaattgattgaataaattgataataacaataactggTCACATGTTGAACTAGTTTGATAAGATGTTAATGTTCGTAGACCTTGGCAGTAAAGTTGTTAGTGAGTGACAGCAAGAGATCATAGATAATATGGACATCAGCCTTTCATCAGCATTTCCTcgtatttattcatatattcacagtaatcatttcagtcaacaCAACTTTCTGTCACACTAAtagaaaaaacacagtgaatgcaacaaaaaggaaaatagaGTACCTGATTATCAAACTCACTTCTTAGGTATGAGGCACTTAAGTGATGAGTCATTATTTAACAACAGTACGTCAGGATGATAAGATAAGAAGACAGCCATCTGAGGCATCAGGACACTCCCACATcgtatactgtacatatactgtatgtttataaaAATCTATTATTAC
This sequence is a window from Thunnus albacares chromosome 20, fThuAlb1.1, whole genome shotgun sequence. Protein-coding genes within it:
- the LOC122970878 gene encoding hydroxycarboxylic acid receptor 2-like, translating into MTSEYNESFTMTMLNFTTPIPGGGGSGGGGGGCPPVGIQLEGVILPPILTIDVILGLLGNIVALWIFCFKLKAWNPNNLFLFNLVIADFLALVSLPLRIDALLRGHWVFGDGLCRINLFLMFSNRSASIALMTVVAIYRYFKVVHPHHRFNRMRKRQAAYVSLFVWLLVISPRVPMLAYNHIKGSGNRTQCFFFTSYKEASRAIIILVAMHRILTVLEFIIPMAMLLFCSIRISSFLRERQMGKPDKVRKAMRVCTAIVAVFMVCFLPTTVTTIGLWVNRSYRPWDCATFYTFTQLTIVSLGLNFLNSALDPIVYVFSSSMFRKALCNSLPHFLRCGQDAGDAEKTASSTESQSTTQQELKSIRADRGSEAM